From the Cohaesibacter sp. ES.047 genome, the window TGAAGACCAAGGGCATTGAGTGTATCTCCTCACGTGAACCCGGCGGATCTCCATGGGCGGAAGCGGTGCGCCATGTTCTTCTTTCGGGTCTGGCCGACAAGATGGGACTGGGCCCAAGCGGAGAGGCCATTCTGTTCGCTGCAGCACGGGCCGATCATGTTGACAGCAAGATCGAACCTGCGCTTGAGCAGGGCAAGTGGGTTCTGTGTGACCGTTTCATGGACTCCACCCGTGTCTATCAGGGCGAAAGCGACGACGTTGCGCCCGAACTGGTCGACAGTCTCGAACGCATCGCCATCAATGGACACAAGCCGGATCTGACATTCATTCTTGATCTCAGGGCCGATGTCGGTCTGCACAGGGCCAATGCCCGCCGAAAGGCAAGCGAAGCCGTTGATCGGTTTGAGCGCGAGGATATCACCATCCACGAAAATCGCCGCAACGCCTTTCTTCAACTGGCGACGCGCAATCCGGATCGCTGCCGCGTCATCGATGCATCCCAGACGATTGACGAAATCGCCTTCGATATCTGGCGGACGGTCGAAAATGTGCTGATCAAGCCGGCGAAGGCCGAGCAAGAAAAACGCGATGCCGATCAGACATCGGAGCAAAATGAGGCAGAAGAGGCCTAGATGGCAGATCAAAACACCGACAATCAGGTCTTTGACCAGTTGCAGACCCTGCCACCACCTCATTTGCAACTCGCCTTTCACGGCCATGCCGAGGCCGAGCAGACCTTTCTGTCGACCTGGCAATCATCCAAAATGCATCACGCTTGGCTGCTCACAGGCCCCAAAGGGATCGGCAAAGCCACGTTCGCCTTTCGGGCCGCCCGCTTCATGTTCGCAGAAGGCCGTCTGCAGAACACTGGAGGAGGGCTTCTTGATGACGCAGGAGCACAAAGCCTTGATGTGAACCCGGAGAGCAGCATCACGCGGCAGGTGGG encodes:
- the tmk gene encoding dTMP kinase — encoded protein: MQRGKFITFEGGEGVGKTTQIRLLSEYLKTKGIECISSREPGGSPWAEAVRHVLLSGLADKMGLGPSGEAILFAAARADHVDSKIEPALEQGKWVLCDRFMDSTRVYQGESDDVAPELVDSLERIAINGHKPDLTFILDLRADVGLHRANARRKASEAVDRFEREDITIHENRRNAFLQLATRNPDRCRVIDASQTIDEIAFDIWRTVENVLIKPAKAEQEKRDADQTSEQNEAEEA